A region from the Vicinamibacterales bacterium genome encodes:
- a CDS encoding cysteine desulfurase family protein, with amino-acid sequence MRSYFDHNATTPPDPAVIEAVVRALSEDIGNPSSIHHYGQRAKAVLDEARSAVANLIGAEPAEVVFTSGGTEADNLALRGAAEAVELAGAATRRHIITAAIEHEAVLNTVKALARRGWTATLLPVDASGIVSPASLAAAITPSTAIVSVMHANNEIGTIQPIADLAAIAHEHGALFHTDAVQSIAKIPVDVRALGVDTLALSAHKFNGPKGAGALWVRRGVRLVSTMTGGKHERNRRGGTENVPGIAGLGIAARLGQQKLAGEAARIGALRDRLERGILAAVSGTQVNGSTEHRVPNTTNISFDGVEAESLLIALDLEGFAVSTGSACSSGTLEPSHVLRAMGFGSPRTQNSIRFSLGAGNTEQQVDALLEKLPAVVAKLRTLVRR; translated from the coding sequence ATGCGCAGTTACTTCGACCACAACGCCACGACCCCGCCGGACCCGGCGGTCATCGAGGCCGTCGTCCGCGCCCTGTCTGAAGATATCGGCAACCCGTCGAGCATTCATCACTACGGACAGCGCGCCAAGGCGGTCCTGGACGAGGCGCGGTCGGCGGTGGCGAATCTGATCGGTGCCGAGCCCGCCGAGGTGGTGTTCACCAGCGGCGGGACCGAGGCGGACAACCTGGCGCTCCGCGGCGCCGCCGAGGCCGTCGAACTGGCCGGGGCGGCGACGCGCCGCCACATCATCACCGCGGCAATCGAGCACGAGGCGGTCCTCAATACGGTGAAGGCGCTGGCCAGGCGCGGCTGGACCGCGACGCTGCTGCCCGTCGACGCATCCGGGATCGTCTCCCCCGCGTCACTGGCCGCGGCCATCACGCCGTCGACGGCGATCGTGTCGGTGATGCACGCGAACAACGAAATCGGCACGATCCAGCCGATCGCGGATCTCGCCGCCATCGCGCACGAGCACGGCGCGCTGTTCCACACCGATGCGGTGCAGTCGATCGCCAAGATTCCCGTCGACGTCCGCGCCCTGGGCGTCGACACGCTGGCCCTGTCGGCGCACAAGTTCAACGGCCCCAAGGGAGCCGGCGCGCTGTGGGTGCGACGCGGCGTGCGCCTCGTGTCGACGATGACCGGCGGCAAGCACGAGCGGAACCGCCGCGGCGGCACCGAGAACGTGCCGGGCATCGCGGGCCTGGGGATCGCGGCGCGGCTCGGCCAGCAGAAGCTCGCCGGCGAGGCGGCGCGGATCGGGGCGCTCAGGGACCGGCTCGAGCGCGGCATTCTCGCCGCCGTGAGCGGGACGCAGGTGAACGGCTCGACCGAGCATCGCGTTCCGAACACGACGAACATCAGTTTCGACGGCGTCGAGGCCGAGTCGCTCCTGATCGCGCTCGATCTCGAGGGCTTCGCGGTATCGACCGGATCGGCCTGTTCCTCGGGGACGCTCGAGCCCTCGCACGTGCTGCGCGCGATGGGGTTCGGCTCGCCGCGCACGCAGAACTCGATCCGCTTCAGCCTCGGCGCCGGCAACACGGAGCAGCAGGTCGACGCGCTGCTCGAGAAGCTGCCGGCAGTGGTCGCGAAACTTCGGACGTTGGTACGCAGGTAG